TCCCGCCCCAACTGCACCTCCACAATTTGCAGGTTCTCCAAGCCCATTATTCCGTGCATTTGTCCTGCTCCGATTTTTGCGACATCTCCCTGTTTGAATTCGGTTTTCTTTCCGTCCACAACAAGAGTTCCCAATCCGTTTATGCCATAATCTGCTTCAAGCCTTTCCAGCCCAAGATCGAAGACGCGCCCGTTATGGAAAGCTCGTCGGGAATTGTGCCCGATGAGACAAGCTCGATACCCTTGTAAAGCTTGAAATTCCTGCCGTCGACGGTTAGCGCGATTCTGTCGCCGTATTCTATCGCCTTTGAAGTCGTCGCCGAGCGTTGCGCCGAGTTCGGAGGGAACGGACAGTGAGGAGTTCGACCATATGCCGCGCATATTGATGTAGCGCGAAATAGGTAGTTAGAATTTGTCCCCGCTTTTCTGTGCACAAAAAAACCGCCTTGCCTTGTGGTTTGGCGGTTTGGAAATTTAAAAATTTGCCTTACTTGCGGCGGCGATAGATTACAAAGCCCAAAGCCAACGCGCCGAAGATTGCCGCCCATTCGGCGGGTTCTGGGACGACGGTCAGCCAGTATTTGTTTGTCGCCGTGTCGAATGCCCACGAGAGTTTGGAACTGTCAACGCCCGAAATTTGCAGATACGCCAACGCGTCGTCGGCAAGCGAATTGTGTTTGTTGATTGCAAGCGACTTTTCGGCGAAACCGCTGATTACGATTGTATCGCCGTCAACCAAGCCATAACCGGCGATGTCGGCAACGATGAATTCGTCGAACGTCAGGACCGAGCCGCTGCCGAGGTTGATTTCAAACTGCGCGGCTTCGCCCGTTGCGAACGCAATACCCCTTGCCGTCAGCGAAACGTTGTCGCCTATCGTAATTTTACCGTAGGAGCTTGAAGGCTTGTTGTCGTTGTACGACTTCGACACGAGGAACGCCGTCTTCTTCCAAGTGTTGTCGGCGTTGACAACCAGCGAGCCCGCGTTTGTGTCGGTATTTTTTCCGAACGCAAGGTGCGTGTCGATGTCGAGCGCATCGTTGAGTGCCATCGCATTGCCGAGCGCGAAATATTTGCCGCCCCTGATAGCCAATTTGCCGCCTTTGTCGAGGACGATTTCTTCATAGTTTTTGCCGGCGGCACACGTTGCCGAATCCGTAAAGATGAGGAGAGATGCGCCGTTTTTGATTGTGAAAAGACCGCCGTTCGCGAACGTTTCGCCGACATTGCTACTATGATTGTAGAGAATCATGGTGGAGCCCTTCGCGAGAGTGATAGGGGTTGCTATTGAACGGAAGGTTTGCGCGTTGATGGATGCTCCCTCGCCGATTGTTATCTTTGGCGTAATGCTGTCGTGTTTCGAAACATAAAAGTAGTCGTTTATATTGAGCGTACCGTTGACAACCAAGTTGCTTGCCGTTGTTGCGTCGCCGTTGTCGGGTGTGAGTTCAAGACGGGAGGTAGTGTACACGGCGTCCTTTCCGATGTTGAGAGTCGAATTTTGTACGGTCGTTTCATTGGCGGTGAAGTTGCCGCCAATGTTTGCAACGGTGCCGTTGAATGCGGCGTTTCCCGAAGTCGTGTACGTGCCGTTGAAGTTGTTTATGCCGTTTGTGAAATAGGACGCGCCTGTAACGTTCATAACGCCGTCGACGGTGAAGACCGTATTCGCGGCGTCGCTTTTGACGGTTACCGCTTCCGAACTCGTAACGGTAATGCCCCTGCCGATTTTAATCGACGCCGTGCTGCCCGAACGCCCCGTGCCTACGGGAGCGGTAAGAGTCCAACCGTTGGTAAAGTTTATCGCAGCATTTCCGCCGTTTTTAACGGAAAAATCCATCGCAAGCGGATAGGCGCTGAACCCTATCCCGTCGCCACTCGATAACGTCAGTGCCGCTCCGTCTTCGAAAAGCATATTCAGGTCGGTATAGCTTCCTCCGTCGTCACTTACCATGAAGCTTTTGAATGAATATTTTCCGTCCACAACGGTGTACGCCGGCGCGGTTGCAACGCCCGAATTGAGCCCCTTCCAGAGAACCCCGTCGGAATCCGTCGGCGTTACGACATCACCCGAAGAGTTCTTGATGTCTGAGGAGAACTTCGTTGCGCTCTCTTCGTTAGTGCCGCCCGACAGAAGATAGTCGGTTGCGAACGCCGAACTTGTGGCGAATGCCGCTGCCGATATAATTACAAGACAACTTGTTCTCATGATACCTACTTTCTATATTTTCAATAACTGGAATATAAGATTATGTTTATAAAACTTTTTACAACTTTTCTGCGGTAAAAAAAGCTTGCAGTCAACCATAAAAATTCCAACAGTTTTCAACAGTTCGTTCGGTACGGCAATCACGCTGTGTCGATTGGTTTATATGTTTATGGGGGAAATGGTAAAATTTGTAATATACGCGGGTGCGCTGCTTGTAGTCTGTGTCCTTTCGGCGGAGGAAAGCGTCGGCGATACAATTTCGGCGAAGTTCGGCAATACGGTTTCGGGGAAAGTAAGCATTTGAATACTCCCGCCGCTTACAACGTAAAGCCCGCCAGAACGCCCGCCGTAGACAATGCGGTTCTTGAAAATAAACCCTACATCGGCGGAAACAACTTTTTCGGAAACGTTGCCGATTCCGTCAATTTTGTAGAGATAAAAACGCCTGTCGCTTTCGTGCCCGCCCGCTATGAACGAAATTCTCCATCTGCCGTCTACAAGTTCGGCAGTGGGCGAACATTTCGTGGCGTCTTCGGGAAGCCCCGTATAAACGCGCTTCCATTCGCCGTTTTCATAGTGGTGAAGCTTCCATTTGCCGCCGATTTTTAGAGAGCAAAAAGCCTTCGGCGCAAACTCTGGTGCATTACCGCGCGCCACAAACGGCATATGCGAATTTATCCCTTTATCGAATTCAAACATAAATTAACTTTCGGGCCATTTGATGTTGCCGCACCAGAGGTCGTCGCAACAGACATCGGGGCAGCCCTGTTGAAGCTCCATATGCGAGCTGTTAAACAGGAAACATCAAACGGCAAAGGAATGTAAGAGAAATATAAGAGAACTGAAAACAATGATGAAACAGATGAAATACGAAGCGACGCAAGAGTTTGAGAGGCTAGCAGAGACCATAAGCGACTGGTTTACGCCGATAATCCGAATGTGGAGATTTACAAAAAACAACGGGATAACCGAGGGCTTCCATAGGAAAATGAAACTGATACAACGAATGGCTTACGGTTATAAAAACTTCCAAAATTACAGATTGAGGGTCTTGGTTCTATGCGGCGTCTTTCATTGAAATCCACTCTCTTTGGT
The Opitutia bacterium KCR 482 genome window above contains:
- a CDS encoding PEP-CTERM sorting domain-containing protein (PEP-CTERM proteins occur, often in large numbers, in the proteomes of bacteria that also encode an exosortase, a predicted intramembrane cysteine proteinase. The presence of a PEP-CTERM domain at a protein's C-terminus predicts cleavage within the sorting domain, followed by covalent anchoring to some some component of the (usually Gram-negative) cell surface. Many PEP-CTERM proteins exhibit an unusual sequence composition that includes large numbers of potential glycosylation sites. Expression of one such protein has been shown restore the ability of a bacterium to form floc, a type of biofilm.); this encodes MRTSCLVIISAAAFATSSAFATDYLLSGGTNEESATKFSSDIKNSSGDVVTPTDSDGVLWKGLNSGVATAPAYTVVDGKYSFKSFMVSDDGGSYTDLNMLFEDGAALTLSSGDGIGFSAYPLAMDFSVKNGGNAAINFTNGWTLTAPVGTGRSGSTASIKIGRGITVTSSEAVTVKSDAANTVFTVDGVMNVTGASYFTNGINNFNGTYTTSGNAAFNGTVANIGGNFTANETTVQNSTLNIGKDAVYTTSRLELTPDNGDATTASNLVVNGTLNINDYFYVSKHDSITPKITIGEGASINAQTFRSIATPITLAKGSTMILYNHSSNVGETFANGGLFTIKNGASLLIFTDSATCAAGKNYEEIVLDKGGKLAIRGGKYFALGNAMALNDALDIDTHLAFGKNTDTNAGSLVVNADNTWKKTAFLVSKSYNDNKPSSSYGKITIGDNVSLTARGIAFATGEAAQFEINLGSGSVLTFDEFIVADIAGYGLVDGDTIVISGFAEKSLAINKHNSLADDALAYLQISGVDSSKLSWAFDTATNKYWLTVVPEPAEWAAIFGALALGFVIYRRRK
- a CDS encoding transposase, encoding MLNRKHQTAKECKRNIRELKTMMKQMKYEATQEFERLAETISDWFTPIIRMWRFTKNNGITEGFHRKMKLIQRMAYGYKNFQNYRLRVLVLCGVFH